The following are encoded in a window of Hemiscyllium ocellatum isolate sHemOce1 chromosome 35, sHemOce1.pat.X.cur, whole genome shotgun sequence genomic DNA:
- the LOC132832734 gene encoding torsin-4A-like, with amino-acid sequence MESGQPEKAPEGRLLHLTAKVQLAHRMMRGKGLRRAPSSRTLGWVRADGGQRQPTGRKRAAGRKAQGRRPARRCSGWWWLWRWWTCLDAESRAIHLLYLLCLTVALQAYNAYENLDDQLLAYDVEELEKTLHRELLGQTLAVNRLTGLLRAYLATYIHRGPLFLSVHGPAGVGKSHLVRLVAKHFSFQLGPGLVLLHSVRYQQQLQSPGGHSGLAAHVSDILSRARVAHRVPVLLFDELELAPSGLLTLLGGLLTSNRTAGAVYIAVSRLGQERIVRSFRARAGGGGHRCLQRVSKELEGLMGRLHPLWRLAPHVIPLAPLDRAHVASCFERLMDREGLYPQPHRAKALADGLAYYRAGRRLYALRGCSQSLAMVRQLAQERRPERLGKAVIPWHQPHEGADPLPTLNRSSVPTSHPAPAT; translated from the coding sequence ATGGAAAGCGGGCAGCCAGAGAAAGCCCCCGAGGGCCGGCTCTTGCACCTGACGGCCAAGGTGCAGCTGGCCCACCGGATGATGCGCGGCAAGGGCCTGCGGAGGGCGCCGTCCTCCCGCACGCTGGGCTGGGTGCGGGCGGACGGCGGGCAGCGCCAGCCCACTGGCAGGAAGAGGGCGGCGGGGCGTAAGGCCCAGGGCCGGAGGCCTGCCCGGCGTTGCTCTGGCTGGTGGTGGTTGTGGCGGTGGTGGACGTGCCTGGACGCCGAGAGCCGGGCGATCCACCTGCTGTACCTGCTGTGCCTGACAGTGGCGCTGCAGGCCTACAACGCCTACGAGAACCTGGACGACCAGCTCCTGGCCTACGACGTGGAGGAGCTGGAGAAGACGCTGCACCGGGAGCTGCTGGGCCAGACGCTGGCCGTCAACAGGCTGACAGGGCTGCTGCGGGCCTACCTGGCCACATACATCCACCGGGGCCCCCTCTTCCTCTCCGTCCATGGCCCGGCTGGTGTGGGCAAGAGCCACCTGGTCAGGCTGGTGGCCAAGCACTTCAGCTTCCAGCTAGGCCCCGGCCTAGTGCTGCTGCATTCAGTCAGGTACCAGCAGCAGCTGCAGTCGCCCGGGGGGCACTCCGGCCTAGCTGCCCACGTCTCGGACATCCTGTCCCGGGCGCGGGTCGCCCACCGGGTCCCGGTGCTGCTCTTCGACGAGCTGGAGTTGGCCCCCTCGGGCCTGTTGACCTTGCTGGGCGGCCTGCTGACCTCCAACCGCACGGCCGGAGCCGTCTACATCGCCGTCAGCCGCCTGGGGCAAGAGCGCATCGTGCGGTCCTTCCGGGCCCGGGCCGGAGGGGGCGGGCACCGGTGCCTGCAGAGGGTCAGCAAGGAGCTGGAGGGGCTGATGGGCCGGCTGCACCCGTTGTGGAGGCTGGCGCCCCACGTCATCCCCCTGGCGCCCCTGGACCGGGCCCACGTGGCGAGCTGCTTCGAGCGGCTGATGGACCGGGAGGGGCTCTACCCGCAGCCACACCGGGCCAAGGCCCTGGCCGACGGCCTGGCCTACTATCGGGCTGGCCGGCGGCTCTACGCCCTGCGGGGCTGCAGCCAGTCCCTGGCCATGGTCAGGCAGCTGGCCCAGGAGAGGAGGCCGGAGCGTCTCGGGAAGGCAGTCATCCCCTGGCACCAACCACACGAAGGGGCGGATCCACTCCCCACCCTCAACCGTTCCTCAGTGCCCACCAGCCATCCTGCCCCCGCCACTTGA